One Cucurbita pepo subsp. pepo cultivar mu-cu-16 chromosome LG20, ASM280686v2, whole genome shotgun sequence genomic window carries:
- the LOC111783521 gene encoding uncharacterized protein LOC111783521, whose protein sequence is MGCCVSTSRTSNSSSPPRHSGSAFSHSKSNHIGNRAPPPLEEESVKEVLSETPKPKPPPIGGRKLHESASGNLNGGIPIHSTEEISEISDVCSFNESLSTTTVTEKLDDFEEIRKRICRSPAKLPKNRSSLSDDWVQRRDRMVGKSPTRKPDQSPGRINSGAGTVKLVQNRDMGQGLLASRSLRPEQRVQNRTENSYRRSRSPATTRTDGEASRTTAGRIPSVRRSGMSPGREAATGGDYYRKETGEVHAQNETIEGKWRTTNESLDNPLVSLECFIFL, encoded by the coding sequence ATGGGTTGCTGTGTCAGTACTTCCAGGACTTCTAATTCATCCTCTCCGCCCCGCCATTCTGGATCTGCATTTTCCCATTCCAAATCCAATCACATTGGAAACAGAGCACCCCCTCCACTGGAAGAAGAGTCTGTCAAAGAGGTTCTCTCTGAAACTCCCAAACCTAAGCCGCCACCGATTGGGGGGAGAAAACTCCACGAATCTGCCTCTGGGAACCTCAATGGGGGAATCCCCATTCATTCCACTGAGGAAATTTCTGAGATTTCTGACGTTTGCAGCTTTAACGAATCCCTGTCTACTACGACTGTAACAGAGAAGCTGGATGATTTCGAAGAGATACGTAAAAGGATTTGCAGATCTCCGGCGAAATTGCCCAAGAACCGGTCGTCGCTCTCGGATGATTGGGTTCAGAGGAGGGATAGAATGGTGGGTAAATCGCCAACAAGAAAACCCGATCAGTCGCCCGGCCGGATTAACAGCGGCGCTGGAACTGTGAAGTTGGTGCAGAACAGAGACATGGGGCAGGGACTCCTCGCAAGTCGAAGTTTGAGGCCAGAGCAACGCGTTCAGAACAGAACTGAGAATTCATATCGAAGGTCCAGATCCCCTGCCACCACTCGAACCGACGGCGAAGCCTCCAGAACCACCGCCGGCCGGATTCCATCTGTCCGGCGGTCTGGAATGTCGCCGGGAAGAGAAGCAGCCACCGGAGGAGACTATTACAGGAAAGAAACAGGGGAGGTTCATGCACAGAACGAGACGATAGAAGGAAAATGGCGGACAACAAACGAATCCCTCGATAACCCACTTGTTTCATTGGAATGCTTCATCTTTCTCTGA